In Mauremys reevesii isolate NIE-2019 linkage group 8, ASM1616193v1, whole genome shotgun sequence, a single genomic region encodes these proteins:
- the RPF1 gene encoding ribosome production factor 1 isoform X2, whose translation MHASPITYAQEKLANKKKRRKEREALGDKAPPKPVPKTIENQRVYDETTVDPNDEEVAFDESTDEFAPYFNRQTVPKILITTSDRPRGRTVRFCEQLSTIIPNSHVYYRRGLALKRIIPQCISRDFTDLIVINEDRKIPNGLVLSHLPDGPTAHFRMSSVRLRKEIKRKGKEPTKHQPEVILNNFTTRLGHSIGRMFASLFPHDPQFIGRQVATFHNQRDYIFFRFHRYIFKSEKKVGIQELGPRFTLKLRSLQKGTFDSKFGEYEWIHKHREMDTSRRKFHL comes from the exons ATGCATGCCAGTCCCATCACCTACGCACAG GAGAAATTGGCAAATAAGAAAAAacggagaaaggagagagaagccCTTGGAGATAAG GCACCACCAAAGCCTGTACCGAAGACAATTGAAAATCAGAGAGTTTATGACGAAACAACTGTAGATCCTAATGATGAAGAG GTTGCTTTTGACGAATCTACCGATGAGTTTGCACCATACTTCAATAGACAGACAGTTCCCAAGATTCTTATCACAACATCAGATAGACCTCGTGGG AGAACAGTGAGATTCTGCGAACAGCTGTCTACTATCATACCTAACTCACATGTTTACTATCGAAGAGGACTGGCTCTGAAAAGAATTATCCCACAGTGCATCTCACGAGACTTCACAGATCTGATTGTTATTAATGAAGATCGCAAAATACCAA ATGGACTTGTTTTAAGTCATTTGCCTGATGGTCCAACTGCTCATTTTAGAATGAGCAGTGTTCGTCTGCGTAAAGAAATAAAG CGAAAAGGAAAGGAGCCCACAAAACATCAACCTGAAGTGATCCTGAATAACTTTACAACACGACTGGGCCATTCCATTGGTCGCATGTTTGCCTCTCTCTTCCCACATGATCCTCAATTCATTGGAAGACAAGTAGCTACGTTTCACAATCAGCGAGACTATATCTTTTTTAGATTTCACAG GTACATCTTCAAGAGTGAAAAGAAAGTGGGAATTCAAGAGCTTGGGCCACGATTTACCTTAAAGCTGAGGTCTCTTCAAAAAGGAACCTTTGATTCCAAATTTGGAGAGTATGAATGGATTCACAAG CACCGTGAAATGGACACAAGTAGAAGAAAATTCCACTTATAA
- the RPF1 gene encoding ribosome production factor 1 isoform X1, whose amino-acid sequence MSGPGSMASGAAGSAEGPGDAARAPEQALFPPAFSVSEIKNKQRRHFMFLRWKQQQRKEKLANKKKRRKEREALGDKAPPKPVPKTIENQRVYDETTVDPNDEEVAFDESTDEFAPYFNRQTVPKILITTSDRPRGRTVRFCEQLSTIIPNSHVYYRRGLALKRIIPQCISRDFTDLIVINEDRKIPNGLVLSHLPDGPTAHFRMSSVRLRKEIKRKGKEPTKHQPEVILNNFTTRLGHSIGRMFASLFPHDPQFIGRQVATFHNQRDYIFFRFHRYIFKSEKKVGIQELGPRFTLKLRSLQKGTFDSKFGEYEWIHKHREMDTSRRKFHL is encoded by the exons ATGTCTGGCCCGGGCAGCATGGCTAGCGGAGCGGCGGGCTCGGCCGAGGGGCCCGGGGACGCGGCGCGGGCCCCGGAGCAGGCCCTGTTCCCGCCGGCATTCAGCGTGTCCGAGATCAAGAACAAGCAGCGGCGCCATTTCATGTTCCTgcgctggaagcagcagcagaggaag GAGAAATTGGCAAATAAGAAAAAacggagaaaggagagagaagccCTTGGAGATAAG GCACCACCAAAGCCTGTACCGAAGACAATTGAAAATCAGAGAGTTTATGACGAAACAACTGTAGATCCTAATGATGAAGAG GTTGCTTTTGACGAATCTACCGATGAGTTTGCACCATACTTCAATAGACAGACAGTTCCCAAGATTCTTATCACAACATCAGATAGACCTCGTGGG AGAACAGTGAGATTCTGCGAACAGCTGTCTACTATCATACCTAACTCACATGTTTACTATCGAAGAGGACTGGCTCTGAAAAGAATTATCCCACAGTGCATCTCACGAGACTTCACAGATCTGATTGTTATTAATGAAGATCGCAAAATACCAA ATGGACTTGTTTTAAGTCATTTGCCTGATGGTCCAACTGCTCATTTTAGAATGAGCAGTGTTCGTCTGCGTAAAGAAATAAAG CGAAAAGGAAAGGAGCCCACAAAACATCAACCTGAAGTGATCCTGAATAACTTTACAACACGACTGGGCCATTCCATTGGTCGCATGTTTGCCTCTCTCTTCCCACATGATCCTCAATTCATTGGAAGACAAGTAGCTACGTTTCACAATCAGCGAGACTATATCTTTTTTAGATTTCACAG GTACATCTTCAAGAGTGAAAAGAAAGTGGGAATTCAAGAGCTTGGGCCACGATTTACCTTAAAGCTGAGGTCTCTTCAAAAAGGAACCTTTGATTCCAAATTTGGAGAGTATGAATGGATTCACAAG CACCGTGAAATGGACACAAGTAGAAGAAAATTCCACTTATAA
- the GNG5 gene encoding guanine nucleotide-binding protein G(I)/G(S)/G(O) subunit gamma-5: protein MSGSSSVAAMKKVVQQLRLEASVSRVKVSQAAADLKQFCLQNAQHDPLLTGVSSSTNPFRPQKVCSFL from the exons ATGTCGGGCTCCTCCAGCGTGGCGGCCATGAAGAAGGTGGTGCAGCAGCTGCGCCTGGAGGCCAGCGTGAGCCGCGTGAAG GTTTCTCAAGCCGCAGCAGATTTAAAGCAGTTCTGTCTGCAGAATGCACAACATGATCCCCTACTGACAGGAGTGTCTTCAAGTACAAATCCATTCAGACCCCAGAAAGTCTGTTCATTTTTGTAA